A genome region from Cryptomeria japonica unplaced genomic scaffold, Sugi_1.0 HiC_scaffold_25, whole genome shotgun sequence includes the following:
- the LOC131861357 gene encoding uncharacterized protein LOC131861357: MEFSFGKDDVEDGRHDAKKALQFIQKVQAVHQEVEAQLEKSQAKYKARHDKHCIDHHFQVGNRVWLHISKERMQGEGKKLKSIRYGPFEILEKIGTNSFRLNLPPYMQIYLVVNVKNLKLYVPPMILDEEVDVQVPSIDDLSLSICQRWRLKE, translated from the coding sequence ATGGAGTTTTCCTTTGGAAAAGATGATGTTGAAGATGGACGTCATGATGCAAAGAAGGCTTTGCAGTTCATTCAAAAAGTCCAAGCAGTTCATCAGGAAGTAGAAGCTCAGttggagaagagccaagccaaatacAAGGCTCGACATGACAAGCATTGCATAGATCATCATTTTCAGGTTGGCAACCGTGTTTGGTTACATATCAGCAAGGAAAGGATGCAAGGTGAAGGTAAGAAGCTTAAGTCTATCAGATATGGTCCCTTTGAGATCTTGGAAAAGATTGGTACCAATTCCTTTCGCCTGAATCTTCCTCCATATATGCAAATTTACTTAGTTGTAAATGTCAAAAATTTGAAGTTGTATGTGCCTCCAATGATATTGGATGAAGAGGTCGATGTCCAGGTTCCTTCTATTGATGACCTTTCCTTGAGTATATGTCAGAGATGGAGGTTGAAAGAGTGA